AACGGGCTGGTCCAGCATCATGTCGCCGTTCGTGTTGCCCAGCATAATGCCGTTCTCCCGCACCCACTGGACCGCCAGATCACTTTCAGAAGGCTTGTCCACAGTTTCCTCCTTCCAGGCAATTCCCAGATAGTTCAGGATGCCCTTTGCTTCCGCTTCCGCCAGTTTCTGCCGGTATGCGGAGTTTTTGAGGTTTGCGGCGTCTGCCTGGTTGGTGTGGAAGCCATGCTCAATCAGAACAGCCGGAGCCACGGTGCCTTTCAGGACATACAGCGACGGGTCCGCCACAATCGGTGTAGACCTGACAGTAATTCCGGCGTCTTTGACGGCCTCCAGGATATCCTTTGCTGCCTCATAGCCGCTCCCGCTGGTCTTGTAGACATATGCGCTCCATCCGGAGGCAGAGGACCAGCCTCCATCTCCAGCGGCGTTGCTGTGCAGGCTCACGAACAAATCCAGGTCTTTGATGGCGTTTGCAATCGCACACCGCTGCGCAAGGCTGACTTCCCCGCCGCCAGTTCTGGTCATGGTGACGGCAATGCTATGCCGCTCCAGGATGCTCTGAATGCGTTTCCCCATGTCCAGGGCAAACTCATGCTCATAATAGGTTCCGTCCGGGCTTTTGTTGGCGAGGTTTCCCGCGTCATGGCCCGGGTCCAGGACCACCTTCTTCTTTTCCACAGTTGTCTCCCCTTTCTTGAGATAGACCAGAATCAAATCATGCACGGCTCTGCTGCTCTGGATGACCGCGCCCTTGAAATAACACTGGCTGGAGCCGCCGCCATCCAGCATAACCGCGGAATCCCATCCTGCCGCCGCCAAATCGTCTCTGAGGGCTTTCGGCGTCCGGGTCATACTCCCTCCGTCCCTCGTACAGTAAAGGGCCAGAGAGCCGTCCTTGACGCCAATGGCAGAGCGCCCACGTTTGCCGCCCTGCCCCTCGTCATAGATCAATTTGGAGAGTGGCTTTCCGGAAACAATCAGCGGTGTGCAAGTGATATAATTGCGCTGAGAGGCGTCTGGCAGCGTGTCCATAGAAATGTCCGGCCCATCATTCCAGGAGTAGCCGGAGACTGTGTAATCCGGTTTGCAGAGTACCTTCCCATCTGCTTTCAAGTGGCAATTAGGTACAAACGTGCTCATGTTGTAGAGCGTGCCGTTGAGGATGTAATCCGCCCCGGTCTCCCTCTGAATTTGAGAGAGAGACCGGCGAGCGGTGTTGATGTAGAGCTGGATGCGCTGGATATCTTTCAGGGGGATTGTTACCGCCAGATGGTCAGGCATTTCCACCACTCCCCAGCTGCTTGAAAACCTGATTTGCACCGGTAGCCGCCAGGCCAGACACGATGCCGACAGCCGCAGCGGTGATGTAATCCGTGGCGGGGAATTCTGGCATAATGAACATGCCCGCAACACCCAGAACGCCGCCAAACACTCCGCAGACAATGGGAATCCACTTGTTGTCAAGCCCGGATGCCTTCACGCCTTGCCCGATCAGCAGGCAAATGACGGTGATCGCCGCCACGCCGGTGATGCCGAGAGAAGAAACATCCATAGATTAACCCCTCCCGTGGTCCTTGTCGTAGTCCGCCATAGACTTGGGCTGATACTTGCAGGACCCGTCCTCGGCATAGATGTACCGCAGAGCGCCCTTCACCACGTCCACACCATGATACTTGGGCCGGTTGTACACCATATCCTGTTCGGGGATGTACTTGTCGATCTCCTCCTGCCACGCGACAGCGCCGGTGAAGGTGTGCATGGAGGCCCACCAGGGAGTTTCAACGGGAGCGGGAATAAAGCCCTCCTCCATCTCTTCCTTCGTCCAGCCGCCTCCAGGGTTCTTGTTCGGGTCCAGAGAAAAGTTCGCGCCAGCCTCTTTCAGCTTCGCGTTGGCTTCCTCCACCGTGATCTTACCGGCCTTGTACCGCTCCATGATGTCGTTGATGGTCTTGTTCATAATATGTACTTCCTTTCTAAATTTCCGGCTGTGCCGGTTGATAACAAACTGTTGATTAGGGAACAATCAAGCTTAGAACCGCAAGCGCCGCTGCTGTCAAAATGGAGGAAAGCACCGCAACAACCACTTTGCTTTTAATATCGCTCCATTGTCTTCCAGGCTTTTGCTGTTCTGTCTCCTGCCACTCGATCAGCTTGTCCAGTTTTTTCATGATGTTGTTATACTGTTCGTTCCGGGCGGCTTCTACCTTTTCAAGCTCCCGAATGCGGTCAAACATCTCTTTATGAGTCCCTCGCGCGGATTCTCGGAGTTCCGTTATCTGCTTTTCCAGCATATCCGCTTTTTGCAGGCCCAAACAATCCCGCTGTGGGTCTATGATACATTTTTCATTACTCATGGGCAGCACCGCCTATCTGTGGTATAATCTTTTTGAGTCCAATGGTATGAAGTCAAGTGGGTGAGGAAGAAAAAAATTAAGCGAAACAGAGTAAAAAGCACTGTGTAGGTAGCAAAAAGGCAACACAAATCTAAACCCTGCCCCCTGAGTTTTTGAAACAGGGCGATTTCGTCAGAGCGGCAAGCGGTGTGCTCAGCCCTCCGGCGGGATATACAGGCGGTTGTCTTTCAGCAGCCGAAAGACCAACCGAACCAGTTTTCTGGCAGTTAAAGCGAGTGCTCGTTTGTGCTGGTACTTGTTGACCTCTTTTAATTTGAGGTTATAGTAGCGCCGAAACTCGGAGTCGCATCTTCTCACAGAGTTGGCTGCTTCCAGCAGGTAGTAACGGAGATAGCGGTTGCCGGATTTAATCATCCTGGAATGCTCCGCCTCGAAGTCACCAGACTGATTTCTGTTCCAGACAAGGCCAGCGTATTTGGCGACAGAGGCTTGGGATTCAAAGCGGTGGATATCGCCAATTTCAGCGATGATACCAGCGGAGTAGACCTTGCCAATACCGGGGATGGATGTCAGCGTGTTCGGGATGATTTCAAACTGGTGTTCAATGGCCTTGTCCAAAACCTTGACCTGCTTCTCTAAAGCCCGTATGGAAGCAATAGATACGGCCATGGCCTGGTTTACAGAGTTGTTCACGGTAACTGGCAGACGGTAAGAATCTCTGGCTGCACTGCGAATAGCCTTAGCTTTTGCTGCTGGGTCAGCGAAGTTCCTGCCCTTTTCATCAATGAAGACAGTCAGTTCATCCAGATTGGCGTTCGCCAGGTCATCCACAGTTTCAAACTGTTCCATGAGCGCAATAGTAGTGGCGCTGGTGTTCTGAATGTCTTTGTCCTGGGCCATGCCGGAGCATTTGAGGAATAAGTAGTTGGCGAACCGCTGCTTTTCACGGGTCAAATTCTGAATAACATCAAATCTGGCCCTGGTAAGGGTTTGCAGGGCTTTGTAGCGGTAATCGTCCATGTAGACCTCCCTGTTGATTCTGCCAAAACGGAGATGGTCGGCAATCACAAAGGCGTCCACCCAGTCGTTCTTTGGCAGGTCAGAATAGGCTTCCTTGAACTTCCGCACCTGCTTGGGATTCAGAACATGGATTTTCCTCTGAAACCGCCCCAGGCTGCCATCCTCACGAAGAGCGTAGACCAAGCTGTCCCCGTAGATGGAGGTGGCCTCCAGGCCAATCACCACATCGCTGAGCTGCATGGAACGAAGTGCCGACACGATTCTCTCTGACAACAGCTTAGCACCGCCAAGATTGTTTTGCACAGAGAAATTGGAGTGCTTGCTGCCGTCCGGCTTCATCAGGTAGGCCACATTGTTCTTGCTGCTCACATCAATGCCAACGAATAGTGGATTCACAATTTTCACCTCCCCATGTGGAGATTTCAGGCCAGCAGGCTTTGAGATACCCATGATAACCGGAGCATCCTCACCCTTGCTTATTAGAATCATTCCAGAGTTGGTCAATGCGATAGCCCTCACTGCCAACAGGGCGACCTTATCTCTGGCAAACAGCCAATGAGTTTGCAGCTAACTTCCGGCTCAGGGGAACAGACTCAAACTGAAGTAGCCTTTTGGCTCAACTGGAGATGATAGAACTTGACCCTGCTGTCCTACAGCTATTGTATCACGGGCATCTCAGAGCCTGCTGATACCTGAAATATTTGCTTTGAAACTTATTATACAAGGTGATAATATGGATATGGATTTGTATAAAGTTACCGTGATCTGCTCAAAGTGTGGGCGAATGGCCCCTTTCACTCCGCCAGATGGCTCCAATATATGGGGTTCTTGGGACTGGCATCATCCCTGTTCCTTTTGCGGGGAAACTTCATGGGTTGCCCACGAACCAGGCCGGGACTGGAAAACCGGGAAGCCAATGGACCTTTAAGGTTTGGCGCGCATACTTAATCTCGCTTTTTTAGAAAAAGCCTGTGTGATTTGCTTGTTGAAAATGTATGGACATTACGCCACAAAGATTTCATGTTACTTTGTATACTCTCACATCAGTGCCAGGAGCATTCATATCGGTAACATTTCCTGATAATTCCAGATATGAGCTATATCTCATATAAATGAAAGTGTTTTGTACTGCTTGTAATGTTCCAGATGATGCATTAGGGGTTACTATAAAAGCGTTCTGCATCACCAAACCTTGGCCACTCAAAGATGAGTAATATATCATAATATTACTTGATATACCTGAGTTCCTGTATGTAACTGATCTAAGGGACGCTTGGTTTACTAATGCTGTCCCCGTCATTTTTACACCATCCGCGCTCGTAAACGTCTTTCCGATCGCTACATCTGCCGCAGTAGCGGTTCCCAGGTTTGCAAGCATATCACAAACTTCTGCCGTGCCAGTGATTATTTCACCGCTGCTATCTATGGCCTGTTTTCCGGCAGCTAGATTCTCCGCTGTTGCTGGATTAGACAGCTCTGGAAGAGATGTACCAATGATCATCTGATTTGCAATCATGTGTCCTCCTTAGCTTTTAACATCAGTTATTACCACATACACCGTCAAATCCGCTTCCGGAACCGTCTGGCAAGTGAAGGTCAGATTATTGGCAGCTTGTCCGGTACAGAGGATTCCGGCAGCGAGGTAAGCGGCTTGCGAGGCAATAGCAGGCACAGGCTGAATCAGCTGCTTTGTCTCGTCGGCAAGTACTCCTGGAACAGTGATTGTCTGAGCATTTCCAGACCATGCAGACGCGAGAAGCGTCACACCATGGACCATCGGCTTTCCGCCCGCATTGGCGAGTACTTCCTGAAATTCTTCCTCCGTCCCCGTATATCCTCCATCAACCGCATACTGATAAGCTGATTTGCCGGGAAGTCCAATCCCGGCCACCTTTTTGCCGTTTACGTAGAGTGCCATGATTCACCCCCTCATGATTTCCAGGCGACATAGTTATAAGTGACGCCATTTATAAACACCATAGAACCGCCACCTGTAATTTTCCCGTTTTGAGCGTTGTATGTTAGATTTGTAGTGTTTAGATATGAATAGCGGACATCAGCAGAATTGTCTGATCTATACACATATGCCAGTAATTTTACTGAGTCTGTATAAAAAAGCGAAACTGTCAAAAATTCTCTGTTTGCAAGCTCTCTACTTTTCGCAGTGGTGATTGCAACAACATTGGAATAACCCGCCAAACTTGGAACTGTAATAGAATTACTCCCGTTTCCAACAAAAGTACCAGAAACGATCTCTGCCCCAGTCGATATCTGTTCAATCTTCTGCGCCATTGCCGTAAAGCTGTCCGTCGCCGCAGTTTCAACCCCCTTGTCAGTGACTGCGGCGGCAATCACGGACTTGCCCTCACTGACAGATTGAAAAAGCTCGTCGATGGCTTCTTGCGTATTGGTGGCCGCCATACCAGACTCCGTGTTGTTATAGGTGATCTCGGAGGCGCTTACATCATTCTCGCCATCTTCTGTGAAGGTGAGGGTAAACGGGGCGGCGCCAAAGGATTCATTCATGGACATTACGCCCCCGCCATCTACGGTGACTGAATTCGCAAGCGATGTATTAAATTCATCTTCTGTGCCGGTATAGCCGCCATCCTTGGCAGATTCATAGGCCGATTTACCAGCCCCTGCCACCAGCTTTCCATTTACTTTGATTGCCATTGTTCACCCACCTGCCTTAGTCAGCGTTTCGCTCAGGACGCTGTACTCCTCCGGGGTCAGCCTGTCCGCCGCCAGATACACGTCCATCTTCTCCTGCAGGCCTTCCGTCCGGCCCCGGTCAATCAACAGCTTGCAAAGATTGTATACTGTAGACATAGGGTTTCTCCTTTCTCATCATAGGGTGGTGAGTTCCAACATACACAGGCGTTCCTCGTGGTCCGCAAGCATATCCAGGGTAATGTCTTCCATAGAGAGAGCTGGTTCCAGATCTGTCTCCGGTTCTGGTTCCGGAATATCCATCATTTTTGCTTCTTTTGAACCATCTGATTTTAATACTGTAACAAGCTTTTTCATTTTTACACCTACTTTACAACCCTGTAAATTTTTAATGATTGTCCAATGTTTAAATCGATACTGAAAATTGCAGTTTTGTAATTATCGGAATTACCAGTACAGTTGAAAAATTGAAGTCCATTGATATCGTGTACAATTATTTGTACACCTACAGTATTATTTCCTGACACAGTACCAGAAAATCTAAAAACAAAAAATGATGGATGTTGTTGATCAATAACTATACTAGTTGTTGTTGAGTTAAATATGTAGTCTGAGCCAGCTTGTATCTTAGAGTATCTTCGTGAAGAAGAATGGGGAGAACTTAATTTTACAGAAGAAGCATTTCCACTGATACCAGAAATAGAAACAATAAAGGTTTCTCTTAAATCGTTTTCTGTAACTGCAAAAGCAAAAACATCAGAATCTTCCGTTGCTTCAAATTCATTGACTTTTTCCAAATAGGTGTTTTCGTCCATAAACGTTCCAATCTTTCCGAAAACATCATTTGGCATTGGATTCTCTGGTAGTCCAGGAAATAAAGCCGCCGTCTCAGCGCTCAACAGATCACTCTTGCTCATGATCGGCCCTACAACGTTATCCTCGACATAGCCAAGAATTTGCCCTGCGGAGCCGTCTGGGAGGCTTCCTCCCCCAGAACCAGCCTCCTCAGTAAACTCAATCGTGTACGGGCCGGAGCCGAGGGTTTCGGACATAGACGCCACACCACTGTTCTCCACAGTAATTGCCTGATTCGCTCTTGCGATTCCCGCGTCAATTTCCGGTCCCGTGTAGGCCCCGTTATATCCATCTGTTGTCGGCATATGATCACTCCCTCATGCAGAGATATGGCTCCCCATCGGCGGTAATGTAGGCTGTGCTGCCAACAGGAATATAATAGTAGTTGTCGTTCCAGCTTCCGTCTTCCCCCTGTGCAAAGAGGGAAATTCGATAGTTCCCGTCTCCATGAACAAGGTAATCGTCATACACCTCGAAACTCCGCTGTGTGTTCGCCGGGGTGGTGGAGAAGGACGCGATTAGCGCCCCCTTCCCCACGCCGTACTCCTCCCCAGCCTTCGTAGCGCGACACTCAAACGCCTGATAGGGAATATCTGACTGAAACGCCACAATGATATAATCAAAGCCAGACACGGCGGAGACCTTTTCTCCGGAAATAGAGAATGTCAGCTTTGGGGCCGCCATTATGCCACACTCCAAATTCCTGCGGCAGTCTTGACGAAGACCTTGACAATCTTCACGCCGTCTCCGGTAGACGCGCTCTCCAAATCGGTTCCGTTAATCGTAACCTGGATATTAGTGGTGGCGGGATAATTGCCCTCGTTTCCGCTGGTGTTGATGGAGCCGCCAGTGGTGGGGATTAGGGTACCCGCATCCTGCTCGCTGGAATTGGCAGGAACCACGCAAACCTTGTACTCGTCAAACTCCACATCGGAAGTAAAGTTGATAACAGACTGATTGAATCCCGCAATCTTGGAAATCTTGCTCTTGTCCGGGCCGGTGACTGTGACCACGGGAACCGTAGTGTTGAGAGTGATATCATCCGTCACCTCGGCGCTCTCGTTGCCCACATCGTCACGGACCTTGATATGTACAGTTTTCAGGCCATCCCCAGAAGTCAGGTTGACGCTCTTGCTGGTGGCAAAGGTCTCCCAGCTGGCGGATGCTTCCTCCGCAACACCATCAATTCCCCAGATTTTCATCTGGTAGCCGGTGGTCTGCTCGTCGCTGACTCCAATGGTCAGCTTTACCGCTGTACTGGTCGCATACAGTGCCCCATCATTGATTTGCAGTGTCAGGCCAGACGGTGCGGTGGTATCAAGAGTTAGGTTAAAATAGCTTGCCATTTACTGACTCTCCTTTGTGTCAAGTTGGATATATACATAGGCCCCTGGCCTTTCATAAACATTCTCGCTGCCAGCCATGAT
This genomic window from Pusillibacter faecalis contains:
- a CDS encoding N-acetylmuramoyl-L-alanine amidase, giving the protein MPDHLAVTIPLKDIQRIQLYINTARRSLSQIQRETGADYILNGTLYNMSTFVPNCHLKADGKVLCKPDYTVSGYSWNDGPDISMDTLPDASQRNYITCTPLIVSGKPLSKLIYDEGQGGKRGRSAIGVKDGSLALYCTRDGGSMTRTPKALRDDLAAAGWDSAVMLDGGGSSQCYFKGAVIQSSRAVHDLILVYLKKGETTVEKKKVVLDPGHDAGNLANKSPDGTYYEHEFALDMGKRIQSILERHSIAVTMTRTGGGEVSLAQRCAIANAIKDLDLFVSLHSNAAGDGGWSSASGWSAYVYKTSGSGYEAAKDILEAVKDAGITVRSTPIVADPSLYVLKGTVAPAVLIEHGFHTNQADAANLKNSAYRQKLAEAEAKGILNYLGIAWKEETVDKPSESDLAVQWVRENGIMLGNTNGDMMLDQPVTRRQFAVMLYRYHNLK
- a CDS encoding phage holin family protein — translated: MDVSSLGITGVAAITVICLLIGQGVKASGLDNKWIPIVCGVFGGVLGVAGMFIMPEFPATDYITAAAVGIVSGLAATGANQVFKQLGSGGNA
- a CDS encoding IS110 family transposase gives rise to the protein MNPLFVGIDVSSKNNVAYLMKPDGSKHSNFSVQNNLGGAKLLSERIVSALRSMQLSDVVIGLEATSIYGDSLVYALREDGSLGRFQRKIHVLNPKQVRKFKEAYSDLPKNDWVDAFVIADHLRFGRINREVYMDDYRYKALQTLTRARFDVIQNLTREKQRFANYLFLKCSGMAQDKDIQNTSATTIALMEQFETVDDLANANLDELTVFIDEKGRNFADPAAKAKAIRSAARDSYRLPVTVNNSVNQAMAVSIASIRALEKQVKVLDKAIEHQFEIIPNTLTSIPGIGKVYSAGIIAEIGDIHRFESQASVAKYAGLVWNRNQSGDFEAEHSRMIKSGNRYLRYYLLEAANSVRRCDSEFRRYYNLKLKEVNKYQHKRALALTARKLVRLVFRLLKDNRLYIPPEG